CGACTTTCTGGCCGTACTCGTCGATCGTCTCGAAGCCGCCGCCGAGTTCTTCGAGAAAGCGCGAGTCCTCGGTGGCGACGGTCTTGCCGTAGGTCATGCGGTTTTGAGCGGACGTGAGGTACAAGCGGTCCATGGCGCGCGTGATGCCGACGTAGAACAAGCGCCGCTCCTCCTCGATGCCGCCGGGCTCCATGAGGGCGTTCTTGCTGGGCAGGAGGCCTTCTTCGCACCCGACGATGAACACGGCGGGAAACTCGAGGCCCTTGGCATTGTGGAGGGTCATGAGGGTGATGGCTTCCTCGGGAACGTCCGAGTTTTCGCGCTTGCTGCGTCCGTCGTCGACGGAGGCGAGCAGAGCGGCGTCGTCGAGGAAATCGGCGATGGTGCCTTCGTTCTCGGCGCTCCACTCCTCGGCGGCGACGACGAGTTCTTCGAGGTTCTCCAGGCGGCCTCTTCCCTCTTCGCCTTCGGCGCGCAGCATGTCGATGTACCCCGTGACGTCCATGACGATGCGCAGAAAGCCTTCGGGCGGGTACGCTTCGACGGCGTCGGACAGTTCGCCCATGAGCTTGGCGAACTCCTCGGCCTTGCTCGCGCCGCGGTCCAAGATCTCGTCGGCTTGCGCGCAGGCGGCGAGGAGGCTCACGCTTTCCTTTTGCGCCCACTCGGCGAGCTTCGCGAGGGCTTGATCGCCGATGCCGCGTCTCGGGCGTCCGACGATGCGCCGCAGGGCGACGTCGTCGCTGGGATTGATGGAGAGGCGGGCGTACGCGAGGATGTCCTTGATTTCACGGCGGTCGTAGAAGCCGACGCCTCCGATGATCTTCGCGGGAATTTGCAGGCGGCGCAGGCTTTCTTCGAGGACGCGCGACTGGGCGTTCGTGCGGTATAAGATCGCGATATCGTCGAAGTCCATGCCTTCCGCGCGCAGGCGCGTGATGCGCTCGGCGACGAAGTCCGCCTCGCCTCGGTGGTCGTCCGAGCGGTGGTATTGCACGTCGTGCCCTTCGAGCTTGACGGGCCGCAAGGTCTTTTCGAGGCGCTCGGTGTTGTTTTCGATGAGTTTGTTCGCGAGTTGCAAGACTTTTGCGCTGGAACGGTAGTTGTGCTCGAGTCGGTAGACCTGGGCGTCGGGGTAGTCTTTCTGGAAGTCGAGGATGTTGCGGATGTTCGCACCGCGAAAGGCGTAGATCGATTGATCGGGATCGCCGACGACGAGCAGGTTCCGGTCGCGCGAAGCGAGCAGTCGGGCGAGCTCGTACTGAGCGCCGTTGGTGTCTTGATACTCGTCGATGTGGATGAACTTGGCGCGGTCTTGGATCTTGCTCAGAACGGCGGGCACCTCGTGGAAGAGGCGAACGGTCTCGACGATGAGGTCGTTGAAGTCGATGGCGTTTTGGGCGCGAAGGCGCGATTGGTAGCGGCGGTAGCCTTCGACGGCGGTGCTTTTGGGAAGGCCCGCGAGAAAGTCTTCGCCTTGGCGCTGCAGATCGTCGGGCGACCAGAGGTTGCTCTTGGCGCGGTCGATGGCGGCGCGCAGTTGCCGTGGGTTGGCGTCGGGACCCACGCCGGGAAGGTTGCCCAGGACCTCTTTCAGGAGGTCGAGTTGGTCGTCGTTGTCGTAGATGACGAAGCCGCGCCTGAGGCCGATGTACTCGCCGTAGGCGCGCAGGACGCGCACGCCCGCCGAGTGGAAGGTGCTCATCCAGAGGTCCTCGGCGCCGGGAACGAGGTGCGAGGCGCGCTCCCTCATCTCGGCGGCGGCCTTGTTGGTGAAGGTGACGGCGAGAATCTGGTTGGGGGCGACGTCGTGCGCGGCGATAAGGTGCGCGATGCGGTAGACGAGGGTGCGCGTCTTGCCGCTTCCCGCGCCGGCTACCACGAGCGCGGGCCCCTCGAAGTGAGAGGCCGCCTCGGCTTGCGCGGGGTTGAGTTGGGAGAGGAGGTCTCGGCTCACCGAAGGATTCTAGCGCTCCTTCACGGCAGGGGCGGACGCGTCACCTCGGCGGCCTTGAGCCAGCGGTCGACGCGTGGCTCGGCGCGGCTGGGCGGGACGAGCAGGAGGGGCAGGGTGGCGGCCGAGCGCAGGGCTGCGGCGAAGGACACGTTCGTGTCGACGACGAGCAAGTCGACGCGCTCTTTGTACGCGAGGGCGAGAAAGGCACGTTCGGGGTCGGCTTGTTCGGGCAGGACGACGAGTTCGGGCGTGCGCCTCGCGCCTTCGGCGAGGCTCGCGAGTCGAGAGAGCCCGTCGGCGGCGCTCGTCGACGCGACCAAGGTGACGCGGCAACCCAAGAGGCGCGCGAGGTCGAAGGCGTGCCGAGGCGCGAGGGGATCTCGAAGGCTGAGATCGATGGGCGTGAGGATAGAGCGGTACATATAGTCCTTTCAGAAGTGAGAATTGAGAGCAGAGGCGGATTTTTCCTTCAAGGTCTCGTTAAAATAGCTGCGAGGCACACGGTGTGTCGTTTCAGGTTCGACTTCGACCGCTCGTGAAGGGTTCGGTATTCCGTCAGCTTGCAGTCTCAAGCTCGCTCGTTACAGAAGTGTTACGTCCTTTTTCTTCGTCCTGCACGCGTCCGTAATGGCTTCGTAACGCCAGGAGTCCACCATGAACGACATGACCCCCCGCACCGCCGCCAAATCTTCCCGCGCCGCTCGCCGAGCGACGCCGCCCACTTCGTCGACGTTGCGAGTTCGCACGCTCGGCGCCCGGGAAGTCCTCGTGAACGGGGCTGTTGCCGAGTGGCACGCGGCGTCGGCGCGCGACTTGTTCTTCTACCTGCTGTCCTTTCCCGAAGGGCGCACGCGAGAAGAGATTTGGGAAGGCTTGTGGGAGTTGGGGCCGGACGCGGCGAGCGGCAACCGCTTTCGGGTGACGCTGCATCGTCTGCGCACGGCCCTGGGATGG
This genomic window from Deinococcus yavapaiensis KR-236 contains:
- a CDS encoding ATP-dependent helicase, which gives rise to MSRDLLSQLNPAQAEAASHFEGPALVVAGAGSGKTRTLVYRIAHLIAAHDVAPNQILAVTFTNKAAAEMRERASHLVPGAEDLWMSTFHSAGVRVLRAYGEYIGLRRGFVIYDNDDQLDLLKEVLGNLPGVGPDANPRQLRAAIDRAKSNLWSPDDLQRQGEDFLAGLPKSTAVEGYRRYQSRLRAQNAIDFNDLIVETVRLFHEVPAVLSKIQDRAKFIHIDEYQDTNGAQYELARLLASRDRNLLVVGDPDQSIYAFRGANIRNILDFQKDYPDAQVYRLEHNYRSSAKVLQLANKLIENNTERLEKTLRPVKLEGHDVQYHRSDDHRGEADFVAERITRLRAEGMDFDDIAILYRTNAQSRVLEESLRRLQIPAKIIGGVGFYDRREIKDILAYARLSINPSDDVALRRIVGRPRRGIGDQALAKLAEWAQKESVSLLAACAQADEILDRGASKAEEFAKLMGELSDAVEAYPPEGFLRIVMDVTGYIDMLRAEGEEGRGRLENLEELVVAAEEWSAENEGTIADFLDDAALLASVDDGRSKRENSDVPEEAITLMTLHNAKGLEFPAVFIVGCEEGLLPSKNALMEPGGIEEERRLFYVGITRAMDRLYLTSAQNRMTYGKTVATEDSRFLEELGGGFETIDEYGQKVEYKKSSWRHSRPTVPNVPQQGARKDTSPMTEGMAYKGGEKVKHPKFGDGRVLAVSGFGDKQEVTVAFDSVGMKKLLVKFANLTTT